Proteins encoded in a region of the Anopheles aquasalis chromosome 2, idAnoAquaMG_Q_19, whole genome shotgun sequence genome:
- the LOC126571361 gene encoding uncharacterized protein LOC126571361 has protein sequence MCCDNENSVRTRARRRRSSGCSIRNSSNRKCSRSSRSSTMYESHRTTGGSTALNLRTGSSRSLVVLLMCLVLLLSPVLGSEESDFTKHCSNCKCSWKSGRKSADCTNQRLPDVPRDLSNELQILDLSHNQIDELRSLTFVGAHQMNLQKLYLHNNAMKRVDRDAFRNLTILIELDLANNNLTELQPGTFDDLTKLRVILLNNNQIERLEPNLFRSLSFLTKINLRSNRLVRIGINVFVSVPNLSQIELDYNELQTLRKDSFAGLDKLTSLSLTNNPWNCSCALRSFSEFVLSKNLYTSPTTCSEPRGLAGKQWNEIELDDFACPPSITENRLHFPGLGENATFVCKVTGVPLPKIDWLFQKRSFSPHDQRLLFTEAVRTNDRDQSLLLVSELTIVGVRPSDRGPYVCKATNRGGIDESELFFDLKADPHPITSATRSKGILWIVLIIVLIALLVVLLVSAIVWCWCRKVRRFKKNSTMSGDALMSTKMIADKSQNDSSILDSGSVIVEMQKSLLTEVNPVEKPPRRADIEPADKVDYDEKHEVKRTLLEETGFAAQDEETASVALSDTTPRSRATFVDDGCGTNLPPDLLAFPTRFPQSPSIQSSLSNIHDGRIYGKSPLASPIYGPAVGGGTSLGGGGPGGQVPVGFRTLQHPKTGRTIAIATGRANSPFTPAPLIYPQMAIKQGYVTIPRKPRTPSWTPSMSSAVTAELLPGPMLGGPPSSTTSPTSPLGGDLSLLSISEPVYDNLGLRTTASGNSTLKLNKSHRTPGGGALSTSTPMASKYSMKDRPLPATPGGQTAHNASNYEAIPEKLAVYGGGGGGGGGGPSSSTMSGVFDIDTSLYGSTGIGGPPSSMSTSTRSKVPPRPPPKPKKKPSVSSPTPTTSTIATASGGASDEQQSAPASSGPGTSSGTAPLFTDDAGDDGTEV, from the exons ATGTGTTGTGACAACGAAAACAGTGTGCGAACGAGAGCGAGGCGAAGGAGGAGTAGTGGTTGTAGTATTCGCAATAGCAGTAATAGAaagtgcagcagaagcagccgcagcagcacaatgtACGAGAGCCACAGAACAACAGGAGGCAGTACTGCTTTGAATCTCAGAACTGGTAGTAGCCGATCGCTTGTGGTGCTACTAAtgtgcctggtgctgctgctgagcccCGTGCTCGGTAGCGAAGAGTCGGACTTTACGAAGCACTGCAGCAACTGCAAGTGCAGCTGGAAGAGTGGACGGAAGAGTGCGGACTGCACCAACCAGCGGTTACCGGATGTGCCGCGCGATCTGAGCAACGAGCTGCAGATACTGGATCTGTCGCACAACCAGATCGACGAGTTGCGCTCGCTAACGTTCGTCGGTGCGCACCAGATGAATCTGCAGAAGCTCTACCTGCACAACAACGCAATGAAGCGCGTCGATCGGGACGCGTTCCGTAATCTCACCATTCTGATCGAGCTCGATCTGGCGAACAATAACCTTACCGAGCTGCAACCGGGCACGTTCGACGATCTGACGAAGCTGCGCGTGATCCTGCTGAACAACAACCAGATCGAACGGCTAGAACCGAACCTGTTCCGATCGTTAAGCTTTCTCACCAAGATCAACCTACGGAGCAATCGGTTGGTGCGCATTGGGATCAATGTGTTCGTTTCTGTGCCCAATCTGTCGCAGATCGAGCTGGATTACAACGAGCTGCAGACGCTGCGGAAGGATTCGTTCGCGGGGCTCGATAAGCTGACCAGCCTTTCGCTGACAAACAATCCGTGGAACTGTAGCTGTGCGTTGCGGAGCTTCAGTGAGTTCGTGCTGTCGAAGAATCTGTACACCTCGCCGACGACCTGCAGCGAACCGCGCGGCTTGGCCGGCAAGCAGTGGAACGAGATCGAGCTGGATGACTTTGCCTGCCCACCGAGCATCACCGAGAACCGGCTGCACTTTCCGGGGCTCGGCGAGAATGCGACGTTCGTGTGTAAGGTGACGGGCGTGCCGCTGCCCAAGATCGATTGGTTGTTCCAGAAGCGATCGTTTTCGCCGCACGACCAGCGGCTGCTGTTCACCGAGGCCGTTCGTACGAACGATCGTGATCAGAGCTTGCTGCTCGTTTCGGAGCTAACGATCGTCGGTGTGCGACCATCCGATCGCGGGCCGTACGTGTGCAAGGCGACGAACCGTGGCGGTATCGATGAGAGCGAGCTGTTCTTCGACCTGAAAGCGGATCCACATCCGATCACCTCCGCGACGCGCTCCAAGGGCATCCTGTGGATCGTGCTGATCATAGTGCTGATCGcgctgctcgtggtgctgctcgtgtcGGCCAtcgtttggtgctggtgccggaaGGTGCGCCGGTTCAAGAAGAACTCGACGATGAGCGGTGATGCGTTGATGAGTACGAAGATGATCGCAGATAAATCGCAGAACGATTCCTCCATCCTCGACAGTGGTTCGGTCATTGTGGAGATGCAAAAGAGTCTACTAACGGAGGTGAACCCGGTGGAAAAGCCACCACGCCGGGCGGATATCGAACCGGCCGATAAGGTGGATTACGACGAGAAGCACGAAGTCAAACGGACACTGCTGGAGGAGACCGGTTTTG CCGCCCAGGATGAGGAAACGGCTTCGGTCGCACTGTCCGACACGACGCCCCGCTCCCGGGCTACGTTCGTCGATGACGGATGCGGCACGAACCTGCCGCCGGATCTGCTTGCCTTCCCGACGCGCTTCCCCCAGTCGCCCTCGATCCAGAGCTCGCTCTCGAACATACACGATGGGCGCATCTACGGCAAGTCGCCACTGGCCAGCCCGATCTACGGGCcggcggtcggtggtggcactagtctcggtggtggtgggccggGCGGTCAAGTGCCGGTCGGTTTCCGGACGCTGCAGCACCCGAAGACGGGCCGCACGATAGCGATCGCCACGGGGCGTGCCAATTCACCGTTTACACCGGCCCCGCTCATCTACCCGCAGATGGCCATCAAGCAGGGCTACGTGACAATCCCGCGCAAACCGCGCACCCCCAGCTGGACACCGTCGATGAGCTCGGCCGTGACGGCGGAACTGCTACCGGGGCCTATGCTCGGTGggccaccgagcagcaccaccagtcccACCTCACCGCTCGGCGGTGATCTGTCGCTGCTCAGCATCAGCGAACCGGTTTACGACAATCTCGGCCTCCGCACGACCGCCTCCGGTAACTCGACGCTGAAGCTCAACAAATCACACCGAACGCCGGGCGGTGGTGCCCTCAGCACCTCCACTCCGATGGCCTCCAAGTATAGCATGAAGGATCGTCCGCTCCCAGCCACACCCGGTGGCCAAACGGCCCACAATGCTAGCAACTATGAGGCTATTCCGGAGAAGCTGGCAGTgtacggaggaggaggaggaggaggaggcggaggacCATCGTCGTCCACCATGTCGGGAGTGTTCGACATCGATACGTCACTGTACGGTAGTACGGGTATCGGtgggccaccatcgtcgatgTCGACGTCCACACGCAGCAAAGTACCTCCGAGgccgccaccgaaaccgaagaagaagccatCAGTGTCCAGCCCCACCCCGACCACGTCCACGATAGCGACGGCTAGCGGTGGTGCGAGCGATGAGCAGCAGAGTGCACCAGCATCGAGTGGCCCAGGTACTAGCTCCGGCACTGCGCCACTGTTTACGGATGACGCTGGTGACGATGGGACGGAGGTCTGA